The proteins below come from a single Holdemania massiliensis genomic window:
- a CDS encoding PTS mannose/fructose/sorbose/N-acetylgalactosamine transporter subunit IIC, translating to MNIGLGYALFVSVVCAFFGWTNYGFVNLQTTKPVVCGALVGLILGDLRTGIIIGGTLTLVYMGVQGVGAAIPVNATTATTVTTALCIITGVEMETAIAIAVPVSVMGQLGRMAAWTINTPLMHIADKYAETADYKKMTRLQLVGSLVFFITEFIPVFLCIYFGSSFVTMVNENMPVWISEWLSAATGMLPALGFGMLLAMMYKVKYIPFFIVGFVMCAVFGGSLLAIALLGVSMAIFVFFFGPQGKRRKGGAM from the coding sequence ATGAATATTGGACTAGGATATGCTTTATTTGTTTCTGTTGTCTGTGCATTCTTTGGATGGACAAACTATGGCTTTGTCAACTTGCAGACAACCAAACCGGTCGTCTGCGGCGCTTTGGTCGGTCTTATTTTGGGGGATTTAAGAACGGGCATTATCATCGGCGGTACGCTGACGCTGGTTTATATGGGTGTTCAGGGTGTCGGTGCGGCGATTCCGGTCAATGCGACGACAGCGACGACGGTTACGACAGCGCTCTGCATTATTACCGGCGTGGAAATGGAAACTGCGATTGCGATCGCCGTTCCGGTTTCCGTTATGGGTCAGTTAGGCCGTATGGCAGCGTGGACGATCAATACACCGCTGATGCATATTGCGGATAAGTATGCGGAAACCGCGGATTATAAGAAGATGACACGGCTGCAGTTGGTGGGCTCGCTGGTCTTCTTCATCACTGAATTCATTCCGGTTTTCCTGTGCATCTACTTCGGCTCCAGCTTTGTTACGATGGTCAACGAAAATATGCCGGTTTGGATTTCTGAATGGCTCTCAGCCGCAACGGGTATGCTTCCGGCACTTGGCTTCGGCATGCTGCTGGCAATGATGTATAAAGTCAAATACATTCCGTTCTTTATCGTAGGCTTTGTTATGTGCGCTGTATTCGGCGGTTCACTGCTGGCGATCGCATTGCTGGGCGTTTCGATGGCGATCTTCGTCTTCTTCTTCGGCCCGCAGGGTAAACGGAGAAAAGGAGGTGCGATGTAA
- a CDS encoding RNA-binding domain-containing protein, translating to MPENQNIEWKESWRDEYLKWICGFANAQGGKIYIGTDDEGSIIGVPDSKKLLEDIPNKVRDILGILVDVNLLGQDDKDYIEICVAPSSYPVNYKGEYHYRSGSTKQLLKGAALTEFLLSKTGYKWDSVPMDSVTVEELDKESFDIFRREALRSGRMTEEDLKMSNRQLLDSLGLLGQGKLKRAAILLFHRNPEKWVTGAYIKIGYFGEGSDLRYQDEIHGSLFIQADRVVELIYLKYMKAMISYDNVTRIETYPLPKAAVREAVYNAIIHSNYAALVPIQIRIHEDAVYISNDCVFPIGWSVDTLMERHRSQPYNPNIANGFFRAGYVETWGRGIEKICEACKNHGVPGPEYKLNLEDIMVKFTPLKQPNILKGQNVLINDPLNDLIENSLEKIVITVIKENPHVTQAQLAAKLNRSERQIRRVIKELREKSLIERAGSRKSGQWIVK from the coding sequence ATGCCTGAAAATCAGAACATAGAATGGAAAGAATCCTGGCGTGATGAGTATTTAAAGTGGATCTGTGGTTTTGCAAATGCTCAGGGAGGCAAGATCTATATCGGTACTGATGATGAAGGCTCGATCATTGGTGTGCCAGACAGTAAAAAGCTTTTAGAAGATATTCCCAACAAAGTGCGGGATATTCTCGGTATTCTCGTAGATGTCAATCTCTTAGGACAAGATGATAAAGATTACATAGAGATATGTGTTGCCCCGAGTAGTTATCCAGTGAATTATAAGGGTGAATATCATTATCGCAGCGGAAGTACAAAGCAGCTTCTTAAAGGTGCTGCTTTGACGGAATTCTTACTATCCAAAACGGGCTATAAATGGGATTCCGTTCCAATGGATAGTGTTACAGTTGAAGAATTGGACAAAGAGAGTTTCGACATTTTCCGAAGAGAAGCTCTGCGAAGCGGGCGTATGACTGAAGAAGATCTGAAGATGAGCAATAGACAGCTTCTTGACAGCCTTGGTCTTCTTGGTCAGGGAAAGCTGAAACGGGCGGCAATTCTTTTATTCCATCGTAATCCGGAAAAATGGGTTACTGGTGCATATATCAAAATTGGATATTTTGGTGAGGGATCCGATTTGCGCTATCAGGATGAGATCCATGGATCTTTGTTCATCCAGGCAGATAGGGTTGTCGAATTAATTTATTTAAAATATATGAAGGCAATGATATCCTATGATAACGTTACAAGAATTGAAACTTATCCGCTTCCCAAAGCGGCTGTCAGGGAAGCGGTGTATAATGCAATAATCCATTCCAATTATGCAGCATTAGTTCCAATTCAGATTCGGATCCATGAAGATGCGGTTTATATCAGCAATGACTGTGTTTTTCCGATTGGGTGGTCAGTCGATACGCTGATGGAACGTCATCGTTCACAGCCTTACAATCCTAATATAGCTAATGGTTTTTTCAGGGCAGGATATGTGGAAACCTGGGGACGAGGGATCGAAAAGATATGTGAAGCGTGTAAAAATCATGGTGTTCCTGGTCCAGAATATAAGCTTAATTTAGAAGATATTATGGTGAAATTTACACCTTTGAAACAACCAAATATTTTAAAAGGTCAGAATGTCCTAATAAATGACCCATTAAATGACCTAATAGAAAATTCTTTGGAGAAAATAGTTATAACAGTAATAAAGGAAAATCCTCATGTAACACAGGCGCAGCTTGCCGCAAAATTGAACCGTTCTGAAAGGCAGATAAGAAGAGTCATAAAAGAATTAAGAGAAAAAAGTTTGATAGAGCGTGCTGGCAGCCGAAAATCAGGTCAATGGATTGTAAAATAA
- a CDS encoding MupG family TIM beta-alpha barrel fold protein produces MSLLGISLYPHLQSEAVMKQQLDLAVTLGYSQVYTTVQSPQAWSAPNQLKAPFQWLISECRKMGLTLHVDINRRIMDQLHAEPNDLSPFVHLGIRIVRLDFGFEEDHELVAQMTRNEDGVLIEDNASMQAEPINRIKAIQRHGNLENYVAVHNFFPHPDTGMSFIDTYKNAKLFKACGIRTGVFINSLDADNLLFAYGHGLCTVENHRYKPAYLSAGELTATGMFDYIFFGDGNPSRTEMEQVQEIVHNHCVCVPVYFNSSLDPDLRQKLLNIVLKSRSDQPEFILRATQTRGLGSVCAQPVSDRDKLCITLDNELSGKYEGELQIALKSMPGVEYANVIGQVDMLAENLISLIRYGKVAFRLVEAEKIQNATVAQHEN; encoded by the coding sequence ATGAGTCTTTTAGGGATCTCTCTCTACCCGCATCTGCAGTCAGAAGCGGTGATGAAACAACAATTAGATTTGGCAGTCACACTGGGCTACAGCCAGGTTTATACGACCGTTCAATCGCCGCAGGCCTGGAGTGCACCCAACCAGTTAAAGGCACCGTTTCAATGGCTGATCAGCGAGTGCCGGAAGATGGGCCTGACGCTGCATGTGGATATCAATCGCCGGATCATGGATCAGCTACACGCGGAACCGAACGATCTGTCACCGTTTGTTCATCTGGGAATTCGGATTGTACGGCTGGATTTTGGATTTGAGGAGGATCACGAGCTGGTCGCTCAGATGACCCGCAATGAAGACGGTGTGCTGATCGAGGACAATGCTTCGATGCAGGCGGAGCCGATCAATCGGATCAAAGCGATTCAGCGTCACGGCAATCTGGAAAATTACGTCGCTGTCCATAATTTCTTCCCGCATCCGGATACTGGAATGTCGTTTATTGACACGTATAAAAATGCGAAGCTGTTTAAGGCCTGCGGGATCCGCACCGGTGTATTCATCAATTCGCTGGATGCCGACAATTTATTGTTTGCCTATGGCCACGGCTTATGTACTGTGGAAAACCATCGTTACAAACCGGCTTATTTGAGTGCTGGGGAACTCACAGCAACCGGTATGTTCGACTACATCTTTTTTGGCGACGGCAATCCTTCACGGACAGAAATGGAACAGGTTCAGGAAATTGTCCACAACCATTGTGTCTGCGTACCGGTTTACTTTAACTCCAGCCTGGATCCTGACCTGCGCCAAAAGCTGTTGAACATAGTCTTAAAGTCGCGCAGTGATCAGCCGGAATTTATTTTACGGGCAACTCAGACTCGCGGCCTGGGTTCGGTTTGTGCTCAGCCCGTTTCTGATCGCGATAAGCTGTGCATCACGCTGGACAACGAGCTCTCGGGCAAATATGAAGGGGAACTGCAGATCGCATTGAAAAGCATGCCTGGCGTTGAATACGCCAACGTCATCGGTCAGGTTGACATGTTGGCAGAAAATCTGATCTCCTTAATTCGTTATGGCAAAGTAGCCTTCCGGTTAGTGGAAGCAGAAAAGATTCAAAACGCTACCGTAGCTCAGCACGAAAACTAA
- a CDS encoding PTS sugar transporter subunit IIB, giving the protein MAVIQYRLDGRMLHGQVSNFARALNIEEFVVVNEKTANDPTQVMLLELAALNADVDAVSPEDAYDLLTGDELEDYRVMVVFKEIFDAVELVKLGYSMQEICISGMYAKDNENKVKAEACLFVDDKDKEAFRFLEDHGVLLTHQISPEYTKKLVHDLVKF; this is encoded by the coding sequence ATGGCAGTGATTCAGTATCGGCTGGACGGAAGAATGCTGCATGGTCAGGTCAGTAACTTTGCACGGGCGCTGAACATTGAAGAATTTGTGGTGGTCAACGAAAAAACGGCAAATGATCCGACGCAGGTCATGCTGCTGGAACTGGCGGCGCTCAATGCAGATGTCGACGCCGTTTCCCCGGAGGACGCGTATGACTTATTGACCGGCGATGAGCTGGAAGACTACCGCGTGATGGTCGTATTCAAAGAGATCTTTGACGCTGTGGAATTGGTCAAGCTGGGCTACTCGATGCAGGAAATCTGCATCAGCGGCATGTATGCCAAAGACAACGAAAATAAGGTCAAAGCGGAAGCATGCCTGTTTGTCGATGACAAAGATAAGGAAGCATTCCGTTTTCTGGAAGATCATGGTGTTCTGCTCACGCATCAGATTTCCCCGGAATATACAAAAAAGCTGGTTCATGATCTCGTAAAGTTTTAA
- a CDS encoding PTS sugar transporter subunit IIA encodes MQGILLISHGPLAEGMLKTAEIFFGENIPQMKALVLNTQDDPEDFRGRLQEAVDEVNTGEGVLVFADLLGGTPCNQSAFVLNEKVTVLTGMNLPMVMECLGLRMSGEVAIDQLEETAKTGIVNFNKMLEEKKKAGRSRRRSKEEAE; translated from the coding sequence ATGCAGGGAATTTTATTAATCAGTCATGGTCCGTTAGCCGAAGGCATGTTAAAAACCGCAGAGATTTTCTTTGGCGAGAACATTCCGCAGATGAAAGCGCTGGTATTGAATACCCAGGATGATCCGGAAGACTTCCGCGGGCGGCTGCAGGAAGCTGTCGATGAAGTGAATACCGGAGAAGGCGTGTTGGTCTTCGCTGATCTGTTAGGCGGTACACCGTGCAATCAGTCTGCTTTTGTGCTGAATGAGAAGGTCACGGTGCTGACCGGGATGAATCTGCCGATGGTCATGGAATGCCTGGGCTTACGGATGAGCGGTGAAGTAGCGATCGACCAACTGGAAGAAACCGCAAAGACCGGCATTGTCAACTTTAATAAAATGCTGGAAGAGAAGAAAAAAGCCGGCCGCAGCCGTCGGCGCAGCAAAGAAGAAGCTGAATAA
- a CDS encoding Mini-ribonuclease 3, which produces MQLNELSGSTLAYIGDAVWSLLVREYLVELGYGRAKDLQRLSVQFVSAKAQARFYEQLHDAGELSEEEEEIFRRGRNFKSGSVPKHTDVQIYRISTGFEALAGWWHLSGQQERLQKVWEQVRTSVMLAAEPR; this is translated from the coding sequence ATGCAGCTTAACGAATTGTCCGGAAGTACGCTGGCCTATATCGGCGATGCGGTGTGGTCGCTGCTTGTGCGGGAATATTTAGTGGAGCTGGGGTATGGCCGGGCCAAGGACCTGCAGCGCTTAAGCGTTCAGTTTGTCAGTGCGAAAGCTCAGGCGCGATTTTACGAGCAGCTGCATGATGCCGGTGAGCTGAGTGAGGAGGAGGAAGAAATCTTCCGCCGCGGACGCAATTTCAAAAGCGGCAGTGTTCCAAAGCATACCGACGTTCAGATTTATCGAATTTCGACGGGCTTTGAAGCGTTAGCCGGATGGTGGCATCTGAGCGGCCAGCAGGAGCGGCTGCAGAAGGTCTGGGAACAGGTCAGAACATCTGTGATGCTGGCGGCAGAGCCGCGATAA
- the cysS gene encoding cysteine--tRNA ligase — MSIRLYNTLSGKIEEFQPIKPNEVSMYVCGPTVYNHAHIGNARPIIVFDTLRRLFEAQGYTVKYVSNYTDVDDKIIKKAHEENVPEGMISARYIEAYQKVRESLNTETLYATPRVTETMDEIIHFIDELVSTGHAYAVGGDVYFRVSSVPSYGTFSKQNLEDLQVGARIEENAKKENPLDFALWKETDMGIKWQSPWGEGRPGWHTECVVMIHKEFGDQIDIHGGGMDLRFPHHENEVAQSQALFHNSIARYWLHNAMININGEKMSKSLGNVSWAKDVIEKLGADLVRWLMLSVHYRGELNFSDETIETARKELDKVRMPMKQAYIKSQLAGTELSGRDEEAVQRFIAAMNDDLNTPNGYAEIFETVKKLNQALRQREIQWDQVGAQTAALEAMLEILGIRLPKVELSEDDKQVFAQWNAAKAEKDFAAADAKRAILIERGLM, encoded by the coding sequence ATGAGTATACGTCTTTACAACACCCTGTCGGGGAAAATTGAAGAATTTCAGCCGATCAAACCGAATGAGGTCAGCATGTATGTCTGCGGACCGACGGTCTACAACCATGCCCACATCGGCAATGCCCGGCCGATTATTGTTTTTGATACGCTGCGCCGGTTATTTGAGGCACAGGGCTACACGGTAAAATATGTGTCCAACTACACGGATGTGGATGACAAGATCATCAAGAAAGCGCATGAGGAAAACGTCCCGGAGGGCATGATTTCGGCAAGGTATATCGAAGCCTACCAAAAGGTTCGGGAAAGCTTAAATACTGAAACGCTGTACGCTACTCCGCGGGTGACGGAAACGATGGATGAAATCATTCACTTCATCGACGAACTGGTCAGTACCGGTCATGCTTATGCTGTGGGCGGCGATGTGTATTTCCGCGTCAGCAGCGTTCCTTCCTACGGTACTTTCTCGAAGCAGAATCTGGAAGACCTGCAGGTCGGTGCGCGGATTGAAGAAAATGCCAAAAAGGAAAATCCGCTGGATTTCGCCTTGTGGAAAGAAACCGATATGGGGATTAAGTGGCAGTCTCCTTGGGGAGAAGGCCGTCCGGGCTGGCATACAGAATGCGTCGTGATGATCCACAAGGAATTCGGCGATCAGATCGATATCCACGGCGGCGGCATGGATCTGCGCTTCCCGCATCATGAAAATGAAGTCGCCCAATCGCAGGCACTTTTCCACAATTCGATTGCCCGTTATTGGCTGCATAATGCAATGATCAATATCAATGGTGAAAAAATGTCAAAATCACTGGGCAATGTGTCCTGGGCAAAAGATGTCATTGAAAAGCTGGGTGCCGATTTGGTGCGCTGGCTGATGCTGAGCGTGCACTACCGCGGGGAACTGAACTTCTCGGATGAAACGATTGAAACGGCCCGCAAGGAGCTGGATAAGGTCAGAATGCCGATGAAGCAGGCGTATATCAAGAGCCAGCTGGCAGGTACTGAGTTGAGCGGCCGCGATGAAGAAGCGGTGCAGCGGTTTATTGCCGCGATGAACGATGATCTCAACACGCCGAATGGATATGCGGAAATTTTTGAAACGGTGAAAAAATTGAATCAGGCATTACGCCAGCGGGAAATCCAGTGGGATCAGGTCGGTGCGCAAACCGCGGCGCTGGAAGCGATGCTGGAAATCTTGGGCATTCGTCTGCCGAAGGTGGAGCTGAGCGAGGATGACAAACAGGTTTTCGCTCAATGGAACGCAGCCAAGGCAGAAAAAGATTTTGCCGCGGCGGACGCGAAGCGGGCGATCCTGATCGAACGAGGATTGATGTAA
- a CDS encoding aldo/keto reductase — MKYREKGKIPAKTSLLGFGCMRFPVTEDGKINRPETMKMLDYAYEHGVNYIDTAYPYHNFESEVVVGQWVATKPRDSFYLVTKSPTWMCKDIADFDRILDEQLTKLQTSYVDFYLLHALSRERWEHIKEMNLLPHLKSVLDSGKVRRIGFSFHDDYEVFEEILNAYDWDFCQIQFNYMDTDIQAGLRGYELAKSKNIPMTIMEPVKGGMLANVPEEIKAEFRRVHPDWSDASWALRWVGSHDNVQTVLSGMSTMEQVIDNVKTFSEIEPLNAEELNTIEQARQLFQARIQVPCTGCRYCMPCPFGLDIPKNFRLLNTAHVYNVQAAQKAGYDAMEITEKASHCQKCGACKTKCPQHIDIPNQMNKVVQEFEK; from the coding sequence ATGAAATACAGAGAAAAAGGCAAAATCCCGGCAAAGACTTCGCTGCTGGGCTTCGGCTGCATGCGTTTTCCAGTCACCGAGGATGGAAAAATCAACCGTCCGGAGACGATGAAAATGCTCGATTATGCCTATGAACATGGTGTAAACTATATCGACACGGCCTATCCGTATCACAACTTTGAAAGTGAAGTTGTTGTAGGTCAGTGGGTCGCTACCAAACCGCGTGACAGTTTCTACTTAGTCACCAAATCCCCGACCTGGATGTGCAAGGATATCGCGGATTTTGATCGAATTTTAGATGAACAGCTGACCAAACTGCAGACGTCCTATGTTGATTTCTATCTGCTGCACGCCCTGAGCCGTGAGCGTTGGGAACACATTAAAGAGATGAATCTGCTTCCGCATCTGAAATCGGTGCTGGACAGCGGCAAGGTTCGTCGGATCGGTTTCTCGTTCCACGATGATTACGAAGTGTTTGAAGAAATCCTCAATGCTTATGACTGGGATTTCTGTCAGATTCAGTTCAATTATATGGATACCGACATTCAGGCAGGTCTGCGCGGCTATGAGCTGGCTAAGTCCAAAAACATTCCGATGACGATCATGGAACCTGTCAAAGGCGGCATGTTAGCCAATGTTCCGGAAGAAATCAAAGCGGAATTCCGCCGTGTTCATCCGGATTGGAGCGATGCTTCCTGGGCACTTCGCTGGGTCGGAAGTCATGACAATGTACAGACTGTCCTGTCCGGCATGAGCACGATGGAACAGGTCATCGACAATGTCAAAACCTTCAGTGAGATCGAACCGCTCAACGCAGAAGAACTGAATACGATCGAACAGGCCCGGCAATTATTCCAGGCTCGGATTCAGGTCCCTTGCACCGGCTGCCGCTATTGCATGCCATGCCCATTCGGGCTGGATATTCCGAAGAATTTCCGGTTGCTGAACACCGCCCATGTCTACAATGTTCAGGCCGCTCAAAAAGCAGGCTATGATGCGATGGAGATTACGGAAAAGGCTTCGCATTGTCAAAAATGCGGCGCCTGCAAGACGAAATGCCCGCAGCATATCGACATCCCGAACCAGATGAACAAAGTCGTTCAGGAATTTGAAAAATAA
- a CDS encoding PTS system mannose/fructose/sorbose family transporter subunit IID has protein sequence MTENRMEQPMNDNKIISLDRKELMGVFLRFSCFPMVTINYERFQTLQYFSALAPVLKKLYPNKEDQISAAKRHMAFYNTTPEWMGFTLGMNCAQEEQIANMPYGEERTGLEESVNTIKASLMGPLAGIGDSLRATVEAIIGALAAGFAMNGSIFGAILFFVLGNAYYFGISYFGFFYTYKNGMKVIRDMNKSGILDRLMESATILGMTAVGALIPSWVGFKLTSAIQIGDYVLNIQQELDNIIPGLAPLALTICLAWLYKKNVSSLKLVGLIFVFSLIISLIL, from the coding sequence ATGACTGAAAACAGAATGGAACAACCTATGAACGATAACAAGATCATTTCATTAGACCGCAAGGAACTGATGGGCGTCTTCTTACGCTTCTCCTGCTTCCCAATGGTGACGATCAACTACGAACGTTTCCAGACACTGCAGTATTTCTCAGCATTGGCACCAGTTCTGAAAAAATTATATCCAAATAAAGAAGATCAGATCTCAGCGGCGAAGCGTCACATGGCGTTCTACAATACTACGCCGGAATGGATGGGCTTCACGCTGGGCATGAACTGCGCTCAGGAAGAACAGATCGCCAATATGCCTTATGGCGAAGAACGGACGGGACTGGAAGAATCCGTCAATACGATCAAAGCTTCCCTGATGGGTCCGCTGGCAGGCATCGGCGATTCCCTGCGGGCAACCGTAGAAGCGATTATCGGCGCATTGGCGGCCGGCTTTGCGATGAACGGCTCCATTTTCGGCGCTATCCTGTTCTTTGTCTTGGGTAACGCTTACTACTTCGGTATTTCCTATTTCGGATTCTTCTATACCTATAAAAACGGCATGAAGGTTATCCGCGATATGAATAAATCCGGCATTCTTGACCGCTTGATGGAAAGTGCCACAATCTTAGGCATGACGGCGGTCGGCGCGCTGATTCCTTCCTGGGTTGGCTTTAAGTTGACCAGTGCGATTCAGATCGGCGATTACGTCTTAAATATTCAGCAGGAACTGGACAACATCATTCCAGGCTTGGCGCCGTTGGCTTTGACAATCTGTCTGGCTTGGCTGTATAAGAAGAACGTTTCTTCCCTGAAACTGGTCGGCCTGATCTTTGTCTTCTCGCTGATCATTTCCCTGATTCTGTAA
- a CDS encoding SHOCT domain-containing protein yields the protein MKRKTEIRSTRSGAIGNIVGGVLFIVFGIFASSMLGFHDSMGMGFGGPSLSPGLFFMGFGLIGGTISILYGLFALKRGGIAEHEIITETLPEQETQAEGDPAEQLRKLKALADEGIISESEYAMKKREILNKKW from the coding sequence ATGAAACGAAAAACCGAAATCCGCAGCACGCGTTCAGGAGCGATAGGCAACATCGTCGGCGGGGTTCTCTTCATTGTTTTTGGAATTTTTGCTTCCTCAATGCTTGGTTTTCATGATTCGATGGGGATGGGTTTTGGCGGCCCATCGCTGAGTCCAGGCCTGTTTTTCATGGGGTTTGGATTGATCGGCGGAACAATCAGCATCCTTTACGGGCTCTTCGCGTTAAAACGCGGCGGCATTGCCGAACATGAAATCATAACCGAAACATTGCCGGAACAAGAAACCCAAGCGGAGGGGGATCCGGCGGAGCAGTTAAGAAAGCTGAAAGCACTGGCAGACGAAGGAATTATATCCGAGTCCGAGTATGCGATGAAAAAGCGGGAAATTCTGAATAAAAAGTGGTAG
- a CDS encoding N-acetylmannosamine-6-phosphate 2-epimerase, whose protein sequence is MNKEEIFQQIRGKLIVSCQANEEENPFNPPEEMTRMAHAAAIGGCAGFRANRPENVQMIKEAFPDKVMIGIWKVETEGCDVYITPTMKEVEVLREIGSDIIAVDGTDRLNCNGRKAYELIREIKEKYPDQVVMADIATINDARLCVQAGADIISTTLSGYTADSLDRYALGADFELIEQIRKEFPDVFINAEGRIWTREEAKKAYECGADVIVVGTAITNPMSITKRFVDYIKK, encoded by the coding sequence ATGAACAAAGAGGAAATTTTTCAACAGATTCGAGGAAAACTGATCGTTTCCTGCCAAGCCAATGAGGAAGAAAATCCATTCAATCCACCGGAAGAAATGACCCGCATGGCTCATGCCGCAGCGATTGGCGGCTGTGCTGGTTTCCGGGCAAACCGGCCGGAGAACGTTCAGATGATCAAAGAAGCCTTCCCGGATAAAGTCATGATCGGGATTTGGAAAGTCGAAACCGAGGGCTGCGATGTGTATATCACACCGACGATGAAGGAAGTTGAAGTGCTGCGGGAAATCGGCAGCGACATCATCGCTGTTGATGGGACCGACCGTCTTAACTGCAACGGCCGCAAAGCCTATGAGCTGATTCGGGAAATCAAGGAAAAATATCCGGATCAGGTAGTCATGGCCGATATCGCTACGATCAACGATGCCCGTCTTTGCGTTCAGGCCGGAGCCGATATCATCTCTACGACCTTGTCCGGGTACACGGCGGACAGTCTGGACCGTTATGCGTTAGGCGCTGACTTTGAACTCATCGAACAGATCCGCAAAGAATTCCCGGATGTCTTCATCAATGCGGAAGGCCGGATCTGGACGCGTGAAGAAGCGAAGAAAGCTTATGAATGCGGCGCGGATGTGATCGTCGTCGGTACGGCGATTACCAATCCAATGAGCATCACAAAACGATTTGTTGATTATATCAAGAAATAG
- a CDS encoding recombinase family protein, translated as MNYGYARVSSKSQNLDRQIEELKMFGLSESQLYVDCQSGKDFDRQAYRRLKEVLHPQDLLVIKSIDRLGRNYQAILEEWADLTKRLEVQIVVLDMPLLDTRSRPDNLVGCFISDLVLQILSFVAENERINIKTRQAEGIRIAKEKGKHLGRPRYIPPQNFSEVAACYLRHECTLQQALDQLQIKKSTFYKYIRNDNAV; from the coding sequence GTGAATTATGGCTATGCGCGAGTATCTTCTAAAAGTCAGAATCTAGATCGTCAAATCGAAGAATTGAAAATGTTCGGATTGAGCGAGTCCCAACTCTATGTTGATTGTCAGAGCGGCAAGGATTTTGACCGTCAGGCTTACCGCCGGTTAAAGGAAGTTCTGCATCCGCAGGACTTGCTGGTGATTAAAAGCATCGATCGGCTGGGCCGCAATTATCAGGCCATCCTGGAGGAATGGGCGGATTTAACCAAGCGTCTGGAAGTCCAGATTGTCGTTTTGGATATGCCCTTGCTGGACACCCGCAGCCGTCCGGATAATCTGGTCGGCTGTTTCATCAGTGATCTGGTACTCCAGATCCTCAGCTTTGTCGCTGAAAACGAGCGGATCAACATCAAAACACGACAGGCTGAGGGCATTCGGATTGCCAAAGAAAAGGGCAAGCACTTAGGCCGGCCGCGCTACATCCCGCCACAAAATTTCAGCGAAGTGGCCGCCTGTTATCTGCGTCATGAATGTACGCTTCAACAAGCTCTGGATCAGCTGCAAATAAAAAAAAGTACGTTTTATAAATACATCCGGAACGACAATGCAGTATAA